A single window of Streptomyces xanthii DNA harbors:
- a CDS encoding M23 family metallopeptidase, with translation MSQRITSLRPGTSVFRKRAAVVAAGLGMSAVLGSGAALAAGAPQAGGAPAVTTASVVKAQAAAQAKAASAAKAKAASVKQAAAKKAASWIDPVSKYKLSAGYAQGGSMWSTGKHSGQDFAVPIGTNVKAVHSGTVVKAGGNGAGDGPAYGNAIVIKHSNGTYSQYAHLSRIDVRVGQHVSTGQHIALSGNTGNSSGPHLHFEIRTTPNYGSAVNPVAFLTKQGVRV, from the coding sequence ATGTCGCAGCGCATCACGTCCCTCCGTCCCGGCACGTCGGTCTTCCGCAAGCGCGCCGCTGTCGTGGCCGCCGGTCTCGGAATGTCCGCCGTTCTGGGCAGCGGGGCCGCGCTCGCCGCCGGTGCCCCCCAGGCGGGCGGCGCCCCGGCGGTCACCACCGCCTCCGTCGTCAAGGCGCAGGCCGCCGCCCAGGCCAAGGCCGCATCCGCGGCGAAGGCCAAGGCCGCCTCCGTGAAGCAGGCCGCCGCCAAGAAGGCCGCCTCCTGGATCGACCCGGTCAGCAAGTACAAGCTCTCCGCCGGCTACGCCCAGGGCGGCAGCATGTGGTCCACCGGCAAGCACTCCGGCCAGGACTTCGCCGTGCCGATCGGCACCAACGTGAAGGCCGTGCACAGCGGCACCGTCGTCAAGGCCGGCGGCAACGGCGCCGGTGACGGTCCGGCGTACGGCAACGCCATCGTGATCAAGCACTCCAACGGCACGTACTCCCAGTACGCGCACCTGTCCCGGATCGACGTCCGCGTCGGCCAGCACGTCTCCACGGGCCAGCACATCGCCCTGTCCGGCAACACCGGCAACTCCAGCGGCCCGCACCTGCACTTCGAGATCCGCACCACGCCGAACTACGGCTCGGCCGTGAACCCCGTCGCGTTCCTCACCAAGCAGGGCGTGCGCGTCTGA
- a CDS encoding HAD family acid phosphatase, which translates to MTPQSRPWARRAAVTAASAAAALTLTVPAQAATGTQGTQDTRAAQTAQAAGDVDYATWQRDCQAVADQALPYLKQRIANARPGEKQAIVFDIDNTTLETDYGFRYPQPPNRPVLDLARYAQDRDVALFFVTARPGIIKGVTDYNLEHVGYEVDGLYVRGLVDLFKNVADYKTAQRASIEAKGYTIIANIGNNTTDLTGGHAERTYKLPDYDGQLS; encoded by the coding sequence ATGACCCCCCAGAGCCGCCCCTGGGCGCGCCGCGCCGCCGTCACCGCCGCCTCGGCGGCCGCCGCCCTGACCCTGACGGTGCCCGCCCAGGCCGCGACCGGCACCCAGGGCACGCAGGACACCCGGGCCGCGCAGACCGCCCAGGCCGCCGGTGACGTCGACTACGCGACCTGGCAGCGCGACTGCCAGGCCGTCGCCGACCAGGCCCTGCCCTACCTGAAGCAGCGCATCGCGAACGCCCGCCCCGGCGAGAAGCAGGCCATCGTCTTCGACATCGACAACACCACGCTGGAGACGGACTACGGCTTCCGCTACCCGCAGCCCCCGAACCGGCCGGTCCTCGACCTCGCCCGGTACGCCCAGGACCGCGACGTCGCCCTGTTCTTCGTCACCGCGCGCCCCGGCATCATCAAGGGCGTCACGGACTACAACCTCGAGCACGTCGGCTACGAGGTCGACGGGCTGTACGTGCGCGGCCTCGTCGACCTCTTCAAGAATGTCGCCGACTACAAGACGGCCCAGCGAGCCTCGATCGAGGCCAAGGGCTACACGATCATCGCGAACATCGGGAACAACACCACCGACCTCACCGGTGGCCATGCCGAGCGCACGTACAAGCTGCCGGACTACGACGGTCAGCTCTCCTAG
- a CDS encoding TetR/AcrR family transcriptional regulator — protein MVTGSSSKPQRRGNTRQRIQDVTLELIAEQGYEKTSLREIAERLGVTKAALYYHFKTKEDIVVSLFTDLMTPIDDLIAWAKEQPPSLETKREILTRYSLALVGAAPLFRFMHENQATMRELSIGENFKGRMQELIAYLPPEDATLTDRVRCISALFSMHAGMFVLQDDESDPEERRKAVLEVATDLIVQAHRHGG, from the coding sequence ATGGTCACGGGCAGCAGCAGCAAGCCGCAGCGCCGCGGGAACACCCGCCAGCGCATTCAGGACGTGACCTTGGAGCTCATCGCGGAGCAGGGGTACGAGAAGACGTCCCTGCGGGAGATCGCCGAGCGGCTCGGCGTGACCAAGGCGGCGCTCTACTACCACTTCAAGACGAAGGAAGACATCGTCGTCAGCCTGTTCACGGACCTGATGACGCCGATCGACGACCTGATCGCCTGGGCGAAGGAGCAGCCGCCGTCCCTGGAGACGAAGCGCGAGATCCTGACCCGCTACAGCCTCGCGCTGGTCGGGGCCGCCCCGCTCTTCCGCTTCATGCACGAGAACCAGGCGACGATGCGCGAGCTGAGCATCGGCGAGAACTTCAAGGGCCGGATGCAGGAGCTGATCGCCTACCTGCCGCCCGAGGACGCCACGCTGACCGACCGGGTCCGCTGCATCAGCGCGCTGTTCTCGATGCACGCCGGGATGTTCGTCCTCCAGGACGACGAGAGCGACCCCGAGGAGCGGCGCAAGGCCGTCCTCGAGGTCGCCACGGACCTGATCGTTCAGGCCCACCGGCACGGAGGCTGA
- a CDS encoding ATP-dependent Clp protease ATP-binding subunit: protein MFERFTDRARRVVVLAQEEARMLNHNYIGTEHILLGLIHEGEGVAAKALESLGISLEAVRQQVEEIIGQGQQAPSGHIPFTPRAKKVLELSLREALQLGHNYIGTEHILLGLIREGEGVAAQVLVKLGADLNRVRQQVIQLLSGYQGKETATAGGPAEGTPSTSLVLDQFGRNLTQAARESKLDPVIGREKEIERVMQVLSRRTKNNPVLIGEPGVGKTAVVEGLAQAIVKGEVPETLKDKHLYTLDLGALVAGSRYRGDFEERLKKVLKEIRTRGDIILFIDELHTLVGAGAAEGAIDAASILKPMLARGELQTIGATTLDEYRKHLEKDAALERRFQPIQVAEPSLPHTIEILKGLRDRYEAHHRVSITDEALVQAATLADRYISDRFLPDKAIDLIDEAGSRMRIRRMTAPPDLREFDEKIADVRRDKESAIDSQDFEKAASLRDKEKQLLAAKAKREKEWKAGDMDVVAEVDGELIAEVLATATGIPVFKLTEEESSRLLRMEDELHKRVIGQKDAVKALSKAIRRTRAGLKDPKRPGGSFIFAGPSGVGKTELSKALAEFLFGDEDALISLDMSEFSEKHTVSRLFGSPPGYVGYEEGGQLTEKVRRKPFSVVLFDEVEKAHPDIFNSLLQILEDGRLTDSQGRVVDFKNTVIIMTTNLGTRDISKGFNLGFAAQGDTKTNYERMKNKVSDELKQHFRPEFLNRVDDVVVFPQLTQEDILAIVDLMIGKVDERLKDRDMGIELSQSAKELLSKKGYDPVLGARPLRRTIQREVEDTLSEKILFGELRPGHIVVVDTEGEGENKTFTFRGEEKSALPDVPPIEQAAGGGAGPNLSKEA from the coding sequence ATGTTCGAGAGGTTCACCGACCGCGCGCGGCGGGTTGTCGTCCTGGCTCAGGAAGAAGCCCGGATGCTCAACCACAACTACATCGGCACCGAGCACATTCTCCTGGGCCTGATCCACGAGGGTGAGGGTGTCGCCGCTAAGGCCCTGGAGAGCCTCGGGATTTCGCTCGAGGCGGTCCGCCAGCAGGTGGAGGAGATCATCGGTCAGGGCCAGCAGGCCCCGTCCGGGCACATTCCCTTCACCCCCCGTGCCAAGAAGGTCCTGGAGCTCTCGCTCCGCGAGGCCCTTCAGCTGGGCCACAACTACATCGGCACGGAGCACATCCTGCTCGGCCTGATCCGTGAGGGCGAGGGCGTCGCCGCCCAGGTCCTGGTCAAGCTGGGCGCAGACCTCAACCGGGTGCGGCAGCAGGTCATCCAGCTGCTCTCCGGCTACCAGGGCAAGGAGACCGCCACCGCGGGCGGCCCTGCCGAGGGCACCCCCTCGACGTCCCTGGTCCTCGACCAGTTCGGCCGCAACCTGACGCAGGCCGCTCGTGAGTCCAAGCTCGACCCGGTCATCGGGCGCGAGAAGGAGATCGAGCGCGTGATGCAGGTCCTGTCGCGCCGCACCAAGAACAACCCGGTCCTGATCGGTGAGCCCGGCGTCGGCAAGACCGCCGTCGTCGAGGGTCTCGCGCAGGCCATCGTCAAGGGCGAGGTGCCCGAGACCCTCAAGGACAAGCACCTCTACACCCTCGACCTGGGCGCGCTGGTCGCCGGCTCCCGCTACCGCGGTGACTTCGAGGAGCGCCTGAAGAAGGTGCTCAAGGAGATCCGCACCCGCGGCGACATCATCCTGTTCATCGACGAGCTCCACACGCTGGTCGGTGCGGGTGCCGCCGAGGGCGCCATCGACGCCGCCTCGATCCTCAAGCCGATGCTGGCCCGCGGTGAGCTCCAGACCATCGGTGCCACCACGCTCGACGAGTACCGCAAGCACCTGGAGAAGGACGCCGCGCTCGAGCGCCGCTTCCAGCCCATCCAGGTCGCGGAGCCGTCGCTGCCGCACACCATCGAGATCCTCAAGGGTCTCCGTGACCGGTACGAGGCCCACCACCGCGTCTCGATCACGGACGAGGCCCTCGTCCAGGCCGCGACGCTGGCCGACCGGTACATCTCGGACCGCTTCCTGCCGGACAAGGCGATCGACCTGATCGACGAGGCCGGTTCCCGGATGCGCATCCGCCGGATGACCGCGCCGCCGGACCTCCGCGAGTTCGACGAGAAGATCGCGGACGTGCGCCGCGACAAGGAGTCCGCGATCGACTCGCAGGACTTCGAGAAGGCCGCCTCGCTGCGCGACAAGGAGAAGCAGCTCCTTGCCGCCAAGGCCAAGCGCGAGAAGGAGTGGAAGGCCGGCGACATGGACGTCGTCGCCGAGGTCGACGGCGAGCTGATCGCCGAGGTCCTCGCGACCGCCACCGGCATCCCGGTCTTCAAGCTGACCGAGGAGGAGTCCTCGCGTCTGCTGCGCATGGAGGACGAGCTCCACAAGCGGGTCATCGGCCAGAAGGACGCCGTCAAGGCGCTCTCGAAGGCGATCCGCCGTACCCGCGCCGGTCTGAAGGACCCGAAGCGTCCGGGTGGTTCGTTCATCTTCGCCGGCCCGTCCGGTGTCGGTAAGACCGAGCTGTCCAAGGCGCTCGCCGAGTTCCTCTTCGGCGACGAGGACGCGCTGATCTCCCTCGACATGTCGGAGTTCAGCGAGAAGCACACCGTCTCGCGTCTCTTCGGCTCGCCCCCCGGCTACGTGGGCTACGAGGAGGGCGGCCAGCTCACCGAGAAGGTGCGCCGCAAGCCGTTCTCCGTCGTCCTCTTCGACGAGGTCGAGAAGGCCCACCCGGACATCTTCAACTCGCTGCTCCAGATCCTGGAGGACGGTCGCCTGACCGACTCGCAGGGCCGCGTCGTGGACTTCAAGAACACGGTCATCATCATGACGACCAACCTTGGAACCCGTGACATCTCGAAGGGCTTCAACCTGGGCTTCGCGGCTCAGGGCGACACGAAGACCAACTACGAGCGCATGAAGAACAAGGTCTCGGACGAGCTCAAGCAGCACTTCCGTCCCGAGTTCCTCAACCGCGTCGACGACGTGGTCGTCTTCCCGCAGCTCACTCAGGAGGACATCCTCGCGATCGTCGACCTGATGATCGGCAAGGTGGACGAGCGCCTCAAGGACCGGGACATGGGCATCGAGCTCTCCCAGTCCGCCAAGGAGCTCCTCTCCAAGAAGGGCTACGACCCGGTGCTGGGCGCGCGTCCGCTGCGTCGCACGATCCAGCGCGAGGTCGAGGACACCCTCTCGGAGAAGATCCTCTTCGGCGAGCTGCGTCCCGGCCACATCGTGGTCGTCGACACGGAGGGCGAGGGCGAGAACAAGACCTTCACCTTCCGCGGTGAGGAGAAGTCGGCGCTGCCCGACGTCCCGCCGATCGAGCAGGCGGCCGGCGGCGGTGCCGGACCGAACCTGAGCAAGGAGGCGTAA
- a CDS encoding MDR family MFS transporter: MAEAAIRDQEQVKEQAKQPRSVRVVLMALMIAMLLAMLDNMIVGTAMPTIVGDLGGLEHLSWVVTAYTLATAASTPIWGKLGDMYGRKGAFLTSIVIFLIGSATSGMAQDMSQLIAFRAVQGLGAGGLMVGVMAIIGDLIPPRERGKYQGMMAGVMALAMIGGPLVGGTITDHLGWRWAFYINLPIGAIALVMITAVLHLPKKRSTGKIDYLGAALLTIGITSIVLVTTWGGSEYAWGSAVIMELIGIGVAALVGFVFSQTKAAEPIMPLHIFRSRNFTLMSVIGFITGFVMFGAVLFLPLYQQSVQGASATNSGLLLLPMLLSMMVVSLIAGRVTTNTGKYKVFPIAGGVLMIAGLFLLAQMDTETSRFTSGLYMAVLGAGMGCLMQITMLVAQNSVELKDMGVASSSTTLFRTLGSSFGVAVMGAVFNDRVKHVMAERAGSLGGKALGGGTQLNAEGIAKLPAPVREAYQFAVSSGTHSAFLLGAVIAVGALLAAFFVREVALRGAAPAPAAASQD; this comes from the coding sequence ATGGCCGAAGCAGCGATACGAGACCAGGAGCAGGTGAAGGAGCAGGCGAAACAGCCGCGCAGTGTGCGCGTCGTGCTCATGGCGCTGATGATCGCCATGCTGCTCGCCATGCTCGACAACATGATCGTCGGCACCGCGATGCCTACGATCGTCGGCGATCTCGGCGGCCTGGAGCACCTCTCCTGGGTGGTCACCGCCTACACGCTCGCCACCGCCGCCTCCACCCCGATCTGGGGCAAGCTCGGCGACATGTACGGCAGGAAGGGCGCCTTCCTGACCTCCATCGTGATCTTCCTGATCGGCTCCGCGACCAGCGGCATGGCCCAGGACATGAGCCAGCTCATCGCCTTCCGCGCCGTCCAGGGCCTGGGCGCCGGCGGTCTGATGGTGGGCGTCATGGCGATCATCGGCGACCTGATCCCGCCCCGGGAGCGCGGCAAGTACCAGGGCATGATGGCCGGCGTCATGGCGCTCGCCATGATCGGCGGACCGCTCGTCGGCGGCACCATCACCGACCACCTCGGCTGGCGCTGGGCCTTCTACATCAACCTGCCCATCGGCGCGATCGCCCTCGTCATGATCACCGCGGTGCTGCACCTCCCGAAGAAGCGCTCCACCGGAAAGATCGACTACCTGGGTGCGGCGCTCCTCACCATCGGCATCACCTCGATCGTCCTCGTCACCACCTGGGGCGGCTCCGAGTACGCCTGGGGTTCCGCCGTGATCATGGAGCTCATCGGCATCGGCGTCGCCGCGCTCGTCGGCTTCGTGTTCTCGCAGACCAAGGCCGCCGAGCCGATCATGCCGCTGCACATCTTCCGCAGCCGCAACTTCACGCTGATGTCCGTCATCGGCTTCATCACCGGCTTCGTGATGTTCGGCGCGGTGCTCTTCCTGCCGCTCTACCAGCAGTCCGTGCAGGGCGCGTCCGCGACCAACTCCGGGCTCCTGCTCCTGCCGATGCTGCTCTCGATGATGGTCGTCTCGCTGATCGCGGGCCGCGTCACCACGAACACCGGCAAGTACAAGGTCTTCCCGATCGCGGGCGGCGTGCTCATGATCGCCGGGCTCTTCCTGCTCGCCCAGATGGACACGGAGACCTCCCGGTTCACCTCCGGGCTCTACATGGCGGTCCTCGGCGCCGGCATGGGCTGTCTGATGCAGATCACGATGCTCGTCGCGCAGAACAGCGTCGAGCTCAAGGACATGGGCGTCGCGTCCTCCTCCACCACCCTGTTCCGCACGCTCGGCTCCTCGTTCGGCGTCGCCGTCATGGGCGCGGTCTTCAACGACCGGGTCAAGCACGTCATGGCGGAGCGGGCGGGGTCCCTCGGCGGGAAGGCGCTCGGTGGGGGTACGCAGCTCAACGCGGAGGGCATCGCGAAGCTCCCGGCGCCCGTGCGGGAGGCGTACCAGTTCGCCGTGTCGTCCGGTACGCACTCGGCGTTCCTGCTCGGGGCCGTGATCGCCGTGGGGGCGCTGCTGGCGGCGTTCTTCGTACGGGAGGTCGCGCTGCGGGGGGCTGCGCCGGCGCCTGCGGCCGCGTCGCAGGACTGA